The genomic interval GGCCGCCGGCGACTTGATAGAACATCAGTATCTCGGCGATGCGCTGCGGTGAACGGAAGTCCCCAGGTGCCCAGATCTCCGTTTCGGTTTGGTTCTGTTCGAACGATTGTTGTCGCGTCAACTGACGTCGAAAACTCTTCTGGCGAACGGAATCGATCGACGCAATTCGGCTGCCCGCCTGCAATCGCTTGGGCAACAAGTAAACCGAGTTTTGATACACGAGCATCCCATCGAGCAAATCGAACGGAAATGGATTGATCAGTTCGCCTCGCAACTGATCGCTACCCGGTCGACGCAGCATTTCCAGACTCTCCGGAAACTCGCAACGAATGCTCATCCGCGTCGCAATCGACTTGCTCCCTCGCGGCGGCAGCGACAATCCGTCCACCTTGGTCGCTGAATCCGCTGCGGCAAACGCGGGCGTAACCGAGTACGGCGGCATCAGAGTGTTTTCGCCGGCCAACTGGATCCCGCCGAACTCGCGTCCTGGATGTCCGAACGGTGCCGTCTGCGCCCACTGAATACCACGAGTGATTTTCTTCAGACTTTCGGACGGACCACTCAGCACTCTCAGGCGAGTCGCGTCGTGCGAATACAAATAACTCCAAGTGAACGCCCGGCCACCTTGATCGACCACGTTGAGATCAATGATCTGCACCTGATTGAGCGACACCTGTTGCTGAGTCGAATCTCTACTTGTCGTAGACTGCCCATCGCTGGAATCGACTGAATCCGCATTCGTATGACGCGGCGCCGCTTGGGTGATCAAAACCACCGACAGCCCGATCGCCATCAGTGGAAACGTCAACCAGCCCAGCAACGGCTTGCCCAGCACGCGATTGACCAAGAAGTAATCGATCGGGCCGATCGCTGCAATCAAGGCCAGCAGGACGATTGCCAAGAAAGAAAATCCAAAGGATCGCTTCACGTCAAACTGATCGAGAGCACCTCGCATTTGACCGGCCAAGTCATCGTAGGATGTGACTCGATTGCCTGCTCTGACCGATTCGTTCTTCAAACGAAAATCGTTGCCGACCAACTTGTAGATCAAGTCCATCCGGCTGGGCCACTGCGTAAACGGAGCGTCGTCCAAATCGGCTGCCATCACAATCGCACGCCCCAACCCCACGGCATACTCCGCCGCGATCGTCACCGGTATCCGACGAGTGGTTCGACCGCTCAGCAGGACACGCCCACGACCACGGGGCAACGTGGCTGCATCAAACACTTCCAAGCGAGATTGACTGGTCGTCCAAGTCTCAACGGCGGAGGGATCCACTCGGACGACCTTGTCCGACTCCAACGGCAACAGATCGAGCAGCCATGGCGCAGTGGACTGAAACTGCGGCAACGATCCGCCCAGATTCAACAGCACGTTGCCACCCAAGCGGATCCACTCGGCCAATGCGTCTTGCTGAGTCGGACTCATATCACCCAGCAACGGCAATCCCGTTCGGTTGATCACGATCCAATCCACTCCGTCATAGCCGATCGATTGATCGGGCAACGACCGCGCCGAAGAGGGAATCGTCACCGTCACGGTGGGGTCTCGATCAAGCAACTCATTGGCGCCGATGGTTTCGATCCCCAGCGGATCCCCCAAAGCGAGCACCCAAGGCATTTCGGTCGGAATCATCGACGGCTCTTTACTGGGCCGTCCGAACTGAGGAAAACGTGTTTCGACTCGAACCGCGCCGCGCAAAACCGTCAATGGAGCTGCTTCACTGCCCGGCACGACATAAACAAATCGTCCCCCGGCATCGTCTGCGTCATCGCGTTTGATTTCAGGCGACCAATAGGTCACTCGGATGCCGTCACCATCGAGGGTTTGAACCTGCAGTGGTTGGTCGGATGAGTCCTCTCCCGCTGCAAGCCCGGCGGGCTCAGCAAGCTCCCCAGAGACATGGACTGCCGTCCAACGACCGACACGATAGTGCCCGTCGATCCCCACGGTCACATTGCTGGGAGGGGGCGATGCGTTCTCAGGAACGCCGTCTTGCGCCGCCCATGCGGGTGCAACAGACATCAACACCATCAAAAAAGCGATCTGAAATGAAAGGCGACCCACGATCACGGTTTCTCCGAATCGGGGCATTCACAAACCAAACGCTTGCAACCGGGACACCCGTGTCCGTACTTTGCGACCAAGGCGGCATTCAGATCGACTCCAGCGACGTTGGCGATCGTCGCGAGCCAGGCAATCACGTCGGCGAACTCCTCCGCCAAATTTTCTTTGTCGTTGCCCCTCAGCGCCGATGCCAACTCGCCAACCTCCTCCATCAGCCACATGAAGGTGCCATCGACCCCCCGTGCAACGTCCTTCTCGTAGTACATTTGGCGGATATGCTGCTGCAAATCTGCCACGGAAAGCTCGCTGTTAGATGACATGGATGCGAAACGGGGGACAATTGAGTGGGTTGGAATGCTAAAAAATGCCGTAATGGACACGAACCGGCGTCGATGATTGGCACGAGGGGCCTCGTTTCCGATCTGTGCGGCACGGATTGTAGCCACCAGACACGTTGGCGAGACCAGCGGGTGTCTCGACCTGCTAAAAAACGAACCGAAACACCTGAAATCGACTAACCTGCACGATCGCCTTGCGTTGCACTACAGTGTAAACACCTGTTTGGTTCCGCCATTCTTTTCCAGACCCTCGCGAGCCGCTTCTTTGTCCGAGCCGATGCACAGTGACCGAACCTCCCATTCCGAGGCGAAATTGCCGGTCGACGTGAACGCTCACACCGGGATCACTTCTGGGTCGACCGAGAAATCGGCTCAGGAACTTGCTGGACCTAACAAGCCCGACAAATCTGTCCCCAGCAAACCGGCACCGGACAAACAATTTCATCCCTACCCGTTCTGGGCTCCGCGGTTTTGGCATGGGATGAGACCGCTGACATGGATCGGCCTGCTGCGTGAAGGTGGATTTCGAGTTCATCCCAGTCGCTGGAATCATCTCTGGGGTGTCAGCACCACCGTCGGCTTCAACACCCTGCTGACCCTGATTCAGAACGTCTGGATGCGCCGACGCTTGGCCAATGCGGAGTTACACGGACCGCCGGTGTTCATCGTGGGACACTGGCGCAGCGGAACAACGTTGCTGCACGAGTTGATGGTTCGCGATGAACGCTACAGCAGCCCCTCCACCTTCCAGTGCTTTGCCCCACATCACTTTCTGGTCAGTGAGTGGGCGTTTCAACGATTCGGCAGCTGGTTGCTACCGGGCAAACGTCCGATGGACAACATGAATGCGGGCTGGAACCGGCCACAAGAAGACGAGTTTGCACTCATGAACCTTGGCCTCCCCTCACCCTACCGACGCATTGCGTTTCCCAACAACGGGCCGGTCGATCTGAATTATCTGGACTTCGAGAACGTTTCAGAAGAAGACATCGAGACGTGGTTGGCCGCACTGCGACGTTTCATGCTGGCGGTCAGCACGGTCACAGGCCGACCGCTGGTGATCAAGAGCCCAACGCACACAGGTCGCATCGGAGTCCTGGCCAAAGCGTTTCCCGACGCTCGATTCATTCACATGACCCGCGACCCGCGCGCTCTGTATCCCTCGACGTGCCGGCTGTGGCGAAGCCTCAATGAGATCCAAGGCTTGCAAAAGCCTGACCACTCAGGCGAATCAGAGTATGTCGTCGAATGCTTGGCTCGAATGTATCGGGCGTTTGAAAGAGACCGCAAAGAAATCGAGCCCCATCGACTGATCGATGTACGCTATGAAGATCTGACGGCGAATCCCGTTCAGACGATGCAAACCATTTATGAAACGCTACACCTGAGCGATTTTGACTTCGTTCGCAATGAGATAGAAACCTGGGCACAAAACGAACACCAGGACTATCGCACCAATGAACACCATTTGTCACCCCTTGACGAAGCCATGCTGAAAGAAGCCTGGAAAGAATATTTCGAAAACTATGGCTATCTATAGGACCTCCTCATCGTGAAACATACTTACTTTGCCGCCATCACCTTGGCACTGCTGATTCACTGCGGTTGCAAACAACAAACGGCAAACACGGATCCTGTTGCCACGGCAACTGCCGACACAACGCGAGGGGAAAACGAACCTTTTGTGTTCGAGCCACAGGCTTACGAGGCGAGCGCGGAACAACTGTTGGCCGCACGATTGGAGCCCGCCGAAGCCGCAGAGGGATGGGTACGCTTGTTCGACGGACACACCTTGTTTGGCTGGGAAATGGCCGGCCAAGTCAACTGGCACGTCGAGGACCAATCGCTCGTGGCCGACAAAGGAGAACAGGGACTGATCTGCACGTCCACCACTTGGCAAGATTTTGAAGTCACGGCCGAATTCAACGCGACCGAAACGACCAACAGCGGAATCTTTGTCCGCACCCCTCTGGAGCCCATGGACCCCAAGATCGATTGCTACGAGATCAACATCGCTCCGGACTCCAACGCCTTTCCGACAGGCAGCCTGGTTGGTCGACAAAAGGTTGATGCGGAAAAGGCTGGAAAGCAGACTCCCGGTCAATGGCGACGCATGACCATTCGCGCTCAAGGCAACGAAATCACCGTCATGCTGGGCACCGAAATCGTTTGTCAGTACACCGACACGGTCCCCGTTCCCGCCCGCCGAATAGGACTGCAACACAACTCCGGACGCATCGCCTTTCGCGACATCCGCATTCGACCACTGGGATTAAAATCAACCCTCGACCCTGAACTCTCCCAATGGACCAAGTACCCGGAGATGCCGGGCAGTTTTAGCGTCAACGAAGACGGTGAATTGCATGTCCAAGGCGGACGGACGCAATTGGAAACCAAAGAGCGCTACGGTGACTTTGTCCTGCTGGCGGATTACAAGATGCCCGATCCAAAGATCAACTCGGGGATCTTCTTTCGATGCATTCCCGGCGATGAAATGATGGGCTATGAATGCCAAGTCAGCAACGAAATCAAGGATGGCAACCCGCTGACTCCGGTGGATCACGGCACCGGCGGAATCTTCAAACGACAGACCGCCCGCGTGGTCGCAGGCAATCCGGACGACTGGTCGACGGTGTTGCTGATGGCAAACGGCGACCACATCGCAGCCTGGGTCGGTGGCGTCCACGTCAGCGACTGGCAAGATACACGCGAACCTCACGAAAATCCACGCAAGGGCAAACGAACCGAGCCCGGCACGATCATGATCCAAGGTCACGACCCAACCACCGATGTGTTGTTCCGTCAAATCATGATCGCTCCGATCACTGTGCCGACACTCGACGCAACGGATGATTCGACCAACGACGAATCCAAGTAACTCCGAACGGAACGGATTTCATGCATCTGCAACATCACGGCGGACATCAGGGCGTCACGGGTTCGTGCCACCAACTGACCTTCTCCTCGGGAAAGTCCGTGTTGGTCGATTGTGGGCTCTTTCAAGGCTCCGATGCCCGGCGACATCCGAACTTGGAGATCGAGTTTCCGCTCGATGGCATCGAAGCCCTGTTGTTGACACACGTGCACATCGACCACGTCGGACGATTGCCGTATCTGATGGCCGCCGGTTTTGACGGTCCGATTTATTGCACCCAGCCGACAGCCAAGATGCTGCCGCTGACCATCGAAGACGCGATCAAGATCGGATTCACTCGCAAGGAACGCATGATCGACGCGTTTCAAGAAACCGTCGCAAAACGATTGCGTCCCATCCCCTACCACGTCTGGACCGAAATCCTGCCAGGCGTCCAAATCCGAGTCTCACCCGCCGGACACATCCTCGGCTCGTGCTACTTTGAAATCGATGCCGATGGCCGACGCGCGGTGTTCTCCGGTGACTTGGGCGCGCCACATGCACCGCTGCTCAAAGATCCCCAACCGCCCGAGCGTGCGGACCTGCTGGTCCTCGAATCGACCTACGGGGACAAGTGCCATGACGGACGCGAACATCGACAACAGACGCTGGAGAACATCCTCCGTAAGACACTGGAGGACAAAGGCGTCACGATCATTCCCGCTTTCAGCCTCGGACGCACACAAGAACTGCTGTACGAAATGAACGGGATCTTTGAACGGATCCAGCAACAGTCAGGACGCAGCATCATGAAATCGGTCGATGTCATCGTCGACTCGCCACTGGCATCGCGGTTCACCAAAGTCTACGAGGACTTGCAGCCGTTCTGGGATGCGGAAGCACAGCATGTGCTGACCTATGACGACCAACCGCTGATGTTCGAGAACCTGACCACGATCGATGACCACGACGAACACCAGTCGACCCTGGACTACTTGGCCCAAAGCGATCTGCCGGCGATCGTTATCGCGGGCAGCGGGATGTGTACCGGCGGCCGCGTCGTGAACTACCTGAAACGTCTGCTCGATCGCCCCACCACCGACGTCCTGTTCGTCGGTTATCAAAGCCACGGCACACCCGGTCGGGACATCCAAGCCGGCCGCAAGTCCGTGCGAATTCACGGTGAGGAATTGAAAATCCGCGCCGATGTCCACACGATCTCCGGCTACTCGGCTCATGCGGACCAACAAAACCTGATCGATTTCGTCACCGGCATGGATTCACCGCCACAGGAAGTCGTGTTGGTGCACGGAGAAGATGGCCCGAAAAAAATCCTCGGTGAAAAACTCTCCGAACACGGCATCAACGTGCGATGAACCGTAAAACGATTGTCACTCGGCGTTCCAAGTCGATGGCGTTCTCCGCTGTACGTTGTCGACTCAGAGAGTCGAACGACAATCCGCAAGCGGTAACTTATTAATCGCACGTCCCCCGAGACGCGAAATTCGAACCTCGGCGGGTCTCGGCTAGAGCGAATGCATCAGGTAAGGGTGAAAAGCCGCGGTCATCGGTAGGGCTGCTTGGCGGAGTTGGGGTTGGTGGCGGGGCTGGTTGCGCTCGTCAGAGGGCAGATGGGACGTGAACTGAAAAAAGTTCACAGCCAACCATCCAGCCAACCGTCGCGGACTTCGCCGTCTTGGTTGGTTTGAAAAAACTGTCCACTGCCGACGTCCAAACCGGTTAACCAACCACCACGGCAACAGTTGGTGTCGATGCACACGGCAAAATCATTTTGCAACGGCACACCGCTTTTCTGCGCCGTGTGCCCGCAGATGACTTTTTTGCTGGACTCCGGTCGTGTCATCGATTCAAACGGTTCCCAGTGCAAGATGTACTCGGGTTGCTCGCTCATCGGCATGTCGCCGTAAACACACGCGTGCACAAAGATATGCTGATCGGTCTCGTGATACGGCAGCAACTCACGCAAGAAATCCACATCACCGGATGTCCATTTCTCATCATCAGCCTGGTCCAGATCCTCATCGCTTGACTGACCAGAATGCCAATGCCCGACTTGCTCTTCCAGGAACATGATCTCGTGGTTGCCACGCAAACAAATCCAATCGCGTTGCCGAGTCTGCTGACGCAACCATCGGACAACCGACAGGGAATCCGGCCCCCGATTGATGTAGTCTCCCAGAAAGACGAGCTTGTCCTCGCCGCTCAAGTTCAAGCGATCGATGAGTCGCAACAAAGCATCGAAACAGCCGTGAATGTCGCCGATCGCAATCGTCCTGGACACCAATAAAATCCTTTACCGCGGTATTTCACGTCCGTAGGTCATGCTATGCATGACGCAATCCGTTTAACACAACCGGGCCGCACCGGACGTCACCAACGGTTTTACCAAATCCAGATCACTAAGTGCAAAAACAGGCATATCGTACTTCATCATGCACAGCATGACCTACTCGTTTCATCACTCAGTCATCCGCATCTGACGCGTCTTTGATGACGAAACGTGCCCGTAGTCGCGCGACCTCGGTCGCCAGACCTGCCTTTTCTACACTACGCAGCACTTCGTCGAAATCCTTGTACGCCGCTGGCGCCTCATCTTTGGGGTACCTGCGACAGTTCGTCAAGATATCGGCATCGGTGAACGAGTCATCGACCGTTTTCTGATCCAGCTCCTTGATCGCACGTCGTCGGCCGAGCATCCGTCCGGCACCGTGATTCACACTGTAGCAGCTTTCGCGCGCGCCCTCGCTGGCCACCATCACGCTGGAACCGGCTTGTGGGTTTCCGGGCAACAAGATCGGATGACCGGTGTCGGCAAACGGAGTCTGACGCAATGCGTGATGCCCCGCCGGAAACGCTCGCGTCGCTCCCTTGCGATGCACCCAAGTCGGTCGGTTGTCGACGATTTCTTGGCGGGCGATGTTGTGACTGATGAAATACACCAGGGTCCCTTGTGTTCCGGGAATGACTTCTTGAAACGCTTCCAAGACCAGTTGGTTGATCAACAGATGGTTGACCGTGGCGAAGTTTGCTCCCAGTGCCATGTCGTCCAAGTACGCATCGGCCTCGGGTGTTCCCAACGGCGCATGAACCAGTTGCTTGTCGTTGCCCGGATACGGAATTCCCCATTGATCAAATTTTGCCTCCAACGCGCGAAACTGACCGGTCGCCAATCGGTGCCCGATGCCACGCGAACCGCAGTGAGACAAGAACGCAACGTGCCCGTCACGTAAACCAAACACTTCCGCGGTCGCGCGTGCCTCGGGTTGGTCCACCACATCGACGACTTCGCATTCACCGAAGTGATTGCCGCCGCCGTAGGAACCCAACTGCTGGACACGCTCGCGAAACTTGTTGAACACCCTGCCCTGTCGCAGTTCGTACAAGCGTTGACGCAGCGAATCGACGGAATCGTCGTGTCCGCGATGAAATGCGTCTTCGCAACGCTCGGCCCAACTCGTCGGGATGCCCAACTTGGCCAAGACGTCTGACGATGCGCCTTCGCACATCGCCGCGGCACCGAGTTTCTCATCGACCTTGCGAGACTTCGGCACGTCACGCGCTCCCTTGCCCATCCCCGTCGGAATGCGTCGACAAATCGCGTGAATCAACTCACGCCGGATTTCACGCGTCGACACTGCGTCGGCGGGCAAGTCGGTTTGCAACAGGCTCATGGAACACTTGATGTCGTAACCCACCGGCCCAGGATACACATGCGTGGGCGACGCCAGCACGCAACCGATCGGCGCACCGTATCCACAATGCGCATCGGGGTTGAGCACGACCTGCGTGACCCCCGGCGCCGTCCGCGAATTGATCGCTTGCTGCAAACACAACTCATCAAAGGTCGCGCGGATCGCTTCGGTGCCAAAAACTTTCACCGGCGAATGATGATTGCCCGCCGGCAAAATCGCCGTGGCTTCACCGGTCTCGATCATCTCCATCCTATCACTCCTGTATTTCTCACCATATGTTTGATTCCATTCAGAGTGAAACCGATGACCGGAGGTTCACGCCGATGCGGTCAATTGGAATCGCCCACCACGGGCAGCTCACCCTGTTGCTTGGCAAACTCTCGCAACGGCTTGGGCAACGGGAACTTCACGGACTCCTCTCGCACCACCGACGTCTGGACCGTCGCGTCAAAGGTCTCGACCAACCAGTCGATGGTCGATTGCACGACGGACTCGGGTGCACTGGCCCCGGCAGTGATCAAGACATGATCGTCTGGACTGAAATCATCCTTGCTCAGATCTTGCGGGCCATCGGCCAGAAAAGCACGCTTGCCCGACTCGCGCGCCAATTCTTTGAGTCGCTGAGAGTTACTGCTGTTCTGGCTCCCCAACACGATCACGACGTCCGCATCGGCCGACAAGACACGCACCGCTTCCTGCCGATTCTGTGTTGCGTAACAGATGTCTTCCTTGGGGGGACTTTCGATGTGTGGAAAGCGTTGTTTGAGCCGGCGGATGATCCGGTTCGCGTCGTCGACACTCAATGTGGTCTGGGTCAAGTAAGCCAGTTTGGCACCCTCGCGAACCTGCAACGCATCCACACCGCCCTCGTCCTCGACCAACAAGATCGCTTCGGGGGCCTCTCCCATGGTCCCGATCACTTCGTCGTGTCCCTCGTGGCCGATCAGAATGATCGTGTACCCTTCCCTGGCATACTTGATCGCCTCCAGGTGGACCTTGGTGACCAGGGGGCAAGTAGCATCAACCGCGTTGAGCTTCCTCTGGCGAGCCGCTTGCCGCACTTCAGGCGATACCCCGTGAGCGGAAAACAGCAGCACGCTGGACTCGGGAACTTCGCTGATCGAATCGACAAACACCGCCCCCTCTTCCTTGAATCGGTTGACGACGTACTGGTTGTGTACGATCTCGTGATACACATAGACCGGCGGCCCAAATTTCTTGAGAGCCAAATCCAGCGAATCGATCGCCATATTGACGCCGGCGCAAAAACCGCGGGGTGCTGCTAGGGTGATTTTCATAAGATTTTTATCTGCTCCACTGGATGCTGGCTGAACCTGCCAGAATAACCGCCAGCCCCCAAGTTCGTCTAACCCGTCTATTCGCCTGAAATGACTCCGGAATCCCCAAACGCCCGTGTCGAGCGGACCGCCGAGATCATCGCTAGCGAGTTGGCGTGCCGTCGACTCGCCAAATCGCACTACGAAAACTTCCTGGTCGCCACCGTCTTGCTGCCCCGCCGACTCCGTCAGCACTTTTACAACATCTACGCATTCTGCCGCACGGCGGACGATGCCGCCGATGAATCAGCTTCCCCTCAAATCGCCCTGGAAAAACTGGCTCAGCTCCAATCCTCGCTCGACGCGACTTTTGCAGGCAATCCACCCAGCAAAAACGCCATCGACGGGAAATCACTCGAAACGGACCTCTTCCCCGCACTCCATCATACGATCGTCGTCCATCGCCTCGACCAATCACCCTTTGACGACCTGCTGTCCGCGTTTCGCCAAGACCAGTCGGTCAACCGATACGAATCGACGCCTCAATTGCTGGATTATTGCCGCCGCTCAGCCAATCCGGTGGGCCGCATCCTGCTGAAACTCGCCGACGCCGAGAGCTGCGAGAACGCGGCCTTGTCCGATTCTCTTTGCACCGGGCTACAACTCGTCAACTTTTGGCAAGACGTCGCGCGGGATTATCGCGAGATCAATCGTGTCTACCTGCCCGCCGATCGAATGCGAGACTCCGGCGTGTCTGAAAACATGCTCAACGAATCCACCACCCCGGCTCCGTTGCGCAGCTTGCTGGCGAAACTGTGCGACGAAGCAGAATGCTACCTCAATGCCGGATTGCCACTTGCCGAGAACGTCCCCAAGTGGCTTGCCAACGACGTGCGAATGTTCGCCCAGGGCGGACTTGCGACGGCCAAGGCGATCCGGGCAATCGACTACGACGTCTTGCGCACACGTCCCGTGGTCAGCAAATGGGGTCAACTAGTGATGCTGGCCAAGACAATGCTGGCCAAGACAATACTGGGTCGCTCGTGAGTATCCCCTCAGCGTGCTAGCCGACTCGGCTATCATGGTGTCCATGTCATCGAACAAACAAACCCTGACGAGCTACCGACACGTTCGACGAATCTCCCGTCGCAGCGGCAGCAATTTTTACCGATCGTTTTGGCTGCTGCCCAAGACGAAGCGGGATTCGATGTGCGCCCTCTATGCCTTCGCACGCGTGACCGATGACCTGGGAGACTGCGACCAACCCACGGCGCTCCGCACCCAGTGGCTCAACTGGTGGCGTCAAACCACGGCTCTGAATTTGATCCAGCAGTCATCGCCGCAACACATCACACTGGCACCGGGAATCGCCGAAGACACCTCGGCATGGCCGATCGACTTGAACCGACACGCCCGTGAAATCTTGCCCGCACTGCGAGACACGGTCGACCGTTTCGAAATCCCATCACGCTACTTGTTGGAGATCATCGACGGCGTCTTGGCCGACCAACAAAAAACTCGATTCGACACCTACGAACAACTCGAACACTATTGTTACCTGGTTGCCTCCGCCGTCGGACTGGCATGCTTGCACATTTGGGAGTTCCGCGAACCGCTGCCCACCGACGCGGCGATCGATTGCGGCCTCGCTTTTCAGCTCACAAACATTCTGCGTGATATCTCCGAAGACGCGCGTCGCGGCAGAATCTACTTGCCACGTCAGCACTACGAGCAACACGGGATGTGCGAAGACGACTTGCTCAAGCCGCGTGCCGACGACCGACTGCGTTGCCTGATCGATGATGAAATCAACCGCGCCGAACGTCTGTTCAATTCCGGCTGGCGAGTCTGGGACTCGCTCAGCGACGACGGACGTCCGATGTTCAGCATGATGTGGCGGACCTATCGACGTCTGCTGTCTCGGATCGCGGAAGACCCTCGGGCGGTTGCCACCAAACGCGTGCGTTTGTCGGCGAGCGAGAAACTCGGTTTGGTCTCACGCCATTTCATCTCTCCGATTTTCAGACGCCTGCCCGTGCCTCCCATCGAAGTCGCACGACCCAAGCCGCACATCGAGACGTCGCCCCCCAAGTGATACCGCCTCCCGATTCACACAACAGACAACGCGTCGTCATCATCGGCGGTGGACTCGCCGGGCTCGCAGCAGCCGAAGCACTCGCGCGGCACGCGGCCGCTCGCGTCGACATCACGCTGCTGGAATCCAAACGGAATTTGGGCGGCCGCGCGGGCTCATTCCAAGACCGCGGCACCGATGAAATCATCGACTACTGTCAACACGCAGCGATGGGATGCTGCACT from Stieleria varia carries:
- the hpnC gene encoding squalene synthase HpnC; this translates as MTPESPNARVERTAEIIASELACRRLAKSHYENFLVATVLLPRRLRQHFYNIYAFCRTADDAADESASPQIALEKLAQLQSSLDATFAGNPPSKNAIDGKSLETDLFPALHHTIVVHRLDQSPFDDLLSAFRQDQSVNRYESTPQLLDYCRRSANPVGRILLKLADAESCENAALSDSLCTGLQLVNFWQDVARDYREINRVYLPADRMRDSGVSENMLNESTTPAPLRSLLAKLCDEAECYLNAGLPLAENVPKWLANDVRMFAQGGLATAKAIRAIDYDVLRTRPVVSKWGQLVMLAKTMLAKTILGRS
- a CDS encoding MBL fold metallo-hydrolase — protein: MHLQHHGGHQGVTGSCHQLTFSSGKSVLVDCGLFQGSDARRHPNLEIEFPLDGIEALLLTHVHIDHVGRLPYLMAAGFDGPIYCTQPTAKMLPLTIEDAIKIGFTRKERMIDAFQETVAKRLRPIPYHVWTEILPGVQIRVSPAGHILGSCYFEIDADGRRAVFSGDLGAPHAPLLKDPQPPERADLLVLESTYGDKCHDGREHRQQTLENILRKTLEDKGVTIIPAFSLGRTQELLYEMNGIFERIQQQSGRSIMKSVDVIVDSPLASRFTKVYEDLQPFWDAEAQHVLTYDDQPLMFENLTTIDDHDEHQSTLDYLAQSDLPAIVIAGSGMCTGGRVVNYLKRLLDRPTTDVLFVGYQSHGTPGRDIQAGRKSVRIHGEELKIRADVHTISGYSAHADQQNLIDFVTGMDSPPQEVVLVHGEDGPKKILGEKLSEHGINVR
- the ispH gene encoding 4-hydroxy-3-methylbut-2-enyl diphosphate reductase → MKITLAAPRGFCAGVNMAIDSLDLALKKFGPPVYVYHEIVHNQYVVNRFKEEGAVFVDSISEVPESSVLLFSAHGVSPEVRQAARQRKLNAVDATCPLVTKVHLEAIKYAREGYTIILIGHEGHDEVIGTMGEAPEAILLVEDEGGVDALQVREGAKLAYLTQTTLSVDDANRIIRRLKQRFPHIESPPKEDICYATQNRQEAVRVLSADADVVIVLGSQNSSNSQRLKELARESGKRAFLADGPQDLSKDDFSPDDHVLITAGASAPESVVQSTIDWLVETFDATVQTSVVREESVKFPLPKPLREFAKQQGELPVVGDSN
- a CDS encoding MazG nucleotide pyrophosphohydrolase domain-containing protein; this translates as MSSNSELSVADLQQHIRQMYYEKDVARGVDGTFMWLMEEVGELASALRGNDKENLAEEFADVIAWLATIANVAGVDLNAALVAKYGHGCPGCKRLVCECPDSEKP
- a CDS encoding RtcB family protein → MEMIETGEATAILPAGNHHSPVKVFGTEAIRATFDELCLQQAINSRTAPGVTQVVLNPDAHCGYGAPIGCVLASPTHVYPGPVGYDIKCSMSLLQTDLPADAVSTREIRRELIHAICRRIPTGMGKGARDVPKSRKVDEKLGAAAMCEGASSDVLAKLGIPTSWAERCEDAFHRGHDDSVDSLRQRLYELRQGRVFNKFRERVQQLGSYGGGNHFGECEVVDVVDQPEARATAEVFGLRDGHVAFLSHCGSRGIGHRLATGQFRALEAKFDQWGIPYPGNDKQLVHAPLGTPEADAYLDDMALGANFATVNHLLINQLVLEAFQEVIPGTQGTLVYFISHNIARQEIVDNRPTWVHRKGATRAFPAGHHALRQTPFADTGHPILLPGNPQAGSSVMVASEGARESCYSVNHGAGRMLGRRRAIKELDQKTVDDSFTDADILTNCRRYPKDEAPAAYKDFDEVLRSVEKAGLATEVARLRARFVIKDASDADD
- a CDS encoding sulfotransferase family protein; the encoded protein is MHSDRTSHSEAKLPVDVNAHTGITSGSTEKSAQELAGPNKPDKSVPSKPAPDKQFHPYPFWAPRFWHGMRPLTWIGLLREGGFRVHPSRWNHLWGVSTTVGFNTLLTLIQNVWMRRRLANAELHGPPVFIVGHWRSGTTLLHELMVRDERYSSPSTFQCFAPHHFLVSEWAFQRFGSWLLPGKRPMDNMNAGWNRPQEDEFALMNLGLPSPYRRIAFPNNGPVDLNYLDFENVSEEDIETWLAALRRFMLAVSTVTGRPLVIKSPTHTGRIGVLAKAFPDARFIHMTRDPRALYPSTCRLWRSLNEIQGLQKPDHSGESEYVVECLARMYRAFERDRKEIEPHRLIDVRYEDLTANPVQTMQTIYETLHLSDFDFVRNEIETWAQNEHQDYRTNEHHLSPLDEAMLKEAWKEYFENYGYL
- a CDS encoding metallophosphoesterase family protein, yielding MSRTIAIGDIHGCFDALLRLIDRLNLSGEDKLVFLGDYINRGPDSLSVVRWLRQQTRQRDWICLRGNHEIMFLEEQVGHWHSGQSSDEDLDQADDEKWTSGDVDFLRELLPYHETDQHIFVHACVYGDMPMSEQPEYILHWEPFESMTRPESSKKVICGHTAQKSGVPLQNDFAVCIDTNCCRGGWLTGLDVGSGQFFQTNQDGEVRDGWLDGWL
- a CDS encoding 3-keto-disaccharide hydrolase, producing MKHTYFAAITLALLIHCGCKQQTANTDPVATATADTTRGENEPFVFEPQAYEASAEQLLAARLEPAEAAEGWVRLFDGHTLFGWEMAGQVNWHVEDQSLVADKGEQGLICTSTTWQDFEVTAEFNATETTNSGIFVRTPLEPMDPKIDCYEINIAPDSNAFPTGSLVGRQKVDAEKAGKQTPGQWRRMTIRAQGNEITVMLGTEIVCQYTDTVPVPARRIGLQHNSGRIAFRDIRIRPLGLKSTLDPELSQWTKYPEMPGSFSVNEDGELHVQGGRTQLETKERYGDFVLLADYKMPDPKINSGIFFRCIPGDEMMGYECQVSNEIKDGNPLTPVDHGTGGIFKRQTARVVAGNPDDWSTVLLMANGDHIAAWVGGVHVSDWQDTREPHENPRKGKRTEPGTIMIQGHDPTTDVLFRQIMIAPITVPTLDATDDSTNDESK